The Saccharomycodes ludwigii strain NBRC 1722 chromosome II, whole genome shotgun sequence genome window below encodes:
- the NPT1 gene encoding nicotinate phosphoribosyltransferase (similar to Saccharomyces cerevisiae YOR209C | NPT1 | Nicotinate PhosphoribosylTransferase): MPAIEQVITSFLDTDLYKLTMHAAVYTNFPDAEVVYKYTNRSFQLKFNREAIDWLQFQFKSLSTLKCTEEELAYLSKEIPYLPQKYLKYLETFHLTPDKQMSFNYHQVEGKPPGHYDLEILIKGTWKDTILYEIPVLSLVSEAYFLFVDADWNLDGQLEKSYAKTLELFNHNVVFSEFGTRRRRSFETHDIVMQGIMKAVKEIPEKGSNFLGTSNVLLAKKYDVKPIGTVAHEWMMGIAAITDDYTNANKMAMDSWISTFGPKNVGLALTDTFGTDAFLKVFVPPYSDYYIGVRQDSGDPIKYTEKIAHHYIDVLKYPKFSKTICYSDSLNPIKAMEYAKVAKEHGMKSTFGIGTNFTNDFQRKSNLQVKSEPLNIVIKLLEVNGNHAIKISDNLGKNMGDPETVRRVKKELGYVERTWAGDDEAHRWTNGSSK; encoded by the coding sequence ATGCCAGCTATTGAACAAGTTATTACGTCTTTCTTAGATACagatttatataaattaacGATGCATGCTGCAGTTTATACAAATTTCCCAGATGCTGAAGTAGTTTATAAATACACCAATAGATCAtttcaattaaaatttaacaGAGAAGCTATCGATTGGTTGCAATTTCAATTCAAATCTTTATCAACTTTAAAGTGTACCGAGGAAGAATTAGCTTATTTGTCCAAGGAAATCCCATATTTAcctcaaaaatatttaaaatatcttgaAACTTTCCATTTAACACCAGACAAACAAATGAGCTTTAATTATCATCAAGTGGAAGGCAAACCTCCCGGTCACTATGATTTAGAAATTTTAATCAAAGGTACCTGGAAAGATACTATCTTGTACGAGATACCAGTATTGAGTTTGGTTTCTGAAgcatattttcttttcgtTGATGCTGATTGGAATTTAGATGGACAATTAGAAAAGAGTTATGCCAAAACTTTGGAATTGTTTAATCATAATGTTGTTTTTAGTGAATTTGGTACCAGACGTCGTAGGTCTTTTGAAACTCATGACATTGTTATGCAAGGAATAATGAAGGCTGTTAAGGAAATTCCTGAAAAGGGTTCTAACTTTTTGGGTACATCAAATGTTTTACTTGCCAAGAAATATGACGTCAAACCTATTGGGACTGTTGCTCATGAATGGATGATGGGTATTGCCGCTATAACTGATGATTATACCAATGCTAACAAAATGGCTATGGACTCTTGGATTAGCACATTTGGGCCTAAAAATGTTGGATTGGCCTTAACTGATACATTTGGTACAGAtgcatttttaaaagtttttgtaCCACCTTATTCGGATTACTATATTGGTGTTAGACAGGATTCTGGAGATCCAATTAAATATACCGAAAAAATTGCTCATCATTATATTGATGTTTTGAAATATCCTAAATTCTCTAAAACTATTTGTTATTCAGATTCTTTAAACCCAATTAAAGCAATGGAATACGCTAAAGTTGCTAAAGAGCATGGCATGAAATCAACCTTTGGGATTGGTACGAATTTCACAAATGATTTCCAAAGGAAATCAAACCTTCAAGTTAAAAGCGAGCCTTTAAATATTGTGattaaattattggaaGTAAATGGTAATCATGCCATTAAAATTAGTGATAATTTAGGTAAAAATATGGGTGATCCAGAAACTGTGCGTAGAGTTAAGAAGGAATTGGGTTACGTGGAACGTACCTGGGCGGGTGATGATGAAGCCCATAGGTGGACAAATGGTAGTAGCAAATGA
- the HHO1 gene encoding histone H1 (similar to Saccharomyces cerevisiae YPL127C | HHO1 | Histone H One), with the protein MSQNISESTLTEPAKVVAPKGPSSKKSSGPSYQTMIKEAILAESAKGAASRQAIKKYIAAKYPTSADHYINQAIKKGVDNGSFTQPKGASGPLKLSKKAIEPKKKSVSKKTESKKKPTANKITEIKKQPVTAKKTETKKPVKKAISATNTSTSTSTTSTSKKPVTEASKKKVTPTTNTEKKTDDKLTYKEMVSEAISTLKERQGSSRQAIKKYVKGKFPETASAASFDHHFNNAIKKGVEQGLFVQPKGASGPVKLNKTKSNISSKKVIKKKVN; encoded by the coding sequence atGTCCCAAAATATCTCTGAAAGTACATTAACTGAACCTGCTAAGGTTGTTGCTCCAAAAGGCCCAAGTTCTAAGAAAAGCTCTGGTCCATCTTACCAGACTATGATTAAAGAAGCTATTCTGGCTGAATCTGCTAAAGGGGCTGCTTCCCGTCAggctattaaaaaatatatcgCTGCCAAATACCCAACCAGTGCTGATCATTATATTAATCAAGCCATTAAAAAGGGTGTTGATAACGGCTCTTTCACTCAACCAAAAGGTGCTTCTGGCCCACTAAAGCTATCCAAAAAGGCTATTGAACCAAAAAAGAAGTCTGTTTCTAAAAAAACCGAAAGTAAAAAGAAGCCAACCGCTAACAAAATTACTGAGATCAAAAAGCAACCAGTTACTGCTAAAAAAACTGAAACTAAGAAGCCAGTTAAGAAGGCTATATCTGCTACTAATACATCTACTTCTACATCTACTACTAGTACATCTAAAAAACCTGTTACTGAAGCATCAAAGAAGAAAGTTACCCCCACAACCAATACTGAGAAAAAGACTGATGATAAATTAACTTATAAGGAAATGGTTTCTGAAGCTATCTCAACTTTGAAGGAACGCCAAGGCTCATCAAGACaagctattaaaaaatatgttaaaGGAAAGTTTCCAGAAACCGCCTCTGCTGCTTCTTTTGATCATCACTTTAATAATGCCATTAAAAAAGGTGTCGAACAAGGCCTGTTTGTTCAACCAAAGGGTGCATCTGGTCCagttaaattaaataaaacgAAATCTAATATTTCTAGCAAGAAagtcattaaaaaaaaagtgaattga
- the RPB10 gene encoding DNA-directed RNA polymerase core subunit RPB10 (similar to Saccharomyces cerevisiae YOR210W | RPB10 | RNA Polymerase B) has product MIVPIRCFSCGKVVGDKWEAYLNMLQEDEIDEGTALSRLGLKRYCCRRMILTHVDLIEKFLRYNPLEKRD; this is encoded by the coding sequence ATGATTGTTCCAATTAGGTGTTTTTCGTGTGGGAAAGTTGTTGGCGATAAATGGGAAGCATATTTAAATATGTTGCAGGAAGATGAAATTGATGAAGGTACTGCTCTAAGTAGATTAGGACTTAAAAGATACTGTTGCAGAAGAATGATTTTAACCCATGTTGActtaattgaaaaatttctAAGATACAATCcattagaaaaaagagattaA
- the MGM1 gene encoding dynamin-related GTPase MGM1 (similar to Saccharomyces cerevisiae YOR211C | MGM1 | Mitochondrial Genome Maintenance), with protein sequence MFQGANGTARNNIYNIKTFYTIVNHRLKFLVRSAGYRSHSTLLFEPHNINNKVLLRYSPLSIKNNARFLLKNSLSSLPHPNTFAISNNVGSTRVISSFIPKIIAKTIKFPAYIGGGAAAISGYLVYKLEEARDFASDKLATLKDFMDGVGSMLKGNGDGENENNGGGNGDNDSESSLAGATLIATLTDTEKGQEEAKAGSNQEGDEEEEEEEETVDTTQDDMVNLTKQMIEIRSILNKIDSSSSNLTLPSIVVIGSQSSGKSSVLESIVGKEFLPKGSNMVTRRPIELTLVNTPNNRETTADFPTMRMYNIKDFLEVKKILTDLNLAVPSSECISEDPIQLTIKSPTVPDLSMVDLPGYIQIEAADQPIELKSKIRQLCNKYLAAPNIILAISPADVDLANSTALKASRQVDPAGERTIGVVTKLDMVSLDEARKILTNKKYPLKMGYVGVINRPPISRATTTAAAARRFFGNEQPTTGDSKKNSLVNVSSSASPSDYENQYFKTYKDYFSKCEVSSRKLRSKLIKILEVSMSNALEPTEHLIQQDLDDTSYRFKVEFNDRQLTPKSYLLSQIDIIKSASKELQEQFSRSELKSILKADLDQKVLEILANRYWKETGLSYGSGATVASEVDDVYWHKKLELASSSLTKIGVGRLSTTLVTNAILKELDNVLDFTTGNETDGLIRQLVNNTAINVLNSKYYSTADQVENCIKPFKYEIELEDRDWNESRDHSIALIKEEYRQCAERFSMLKSSIGSSKLQQVTSYLNKKRAISNSIGTTADAPLLTEETLGFSKLLLERGQEAIQLDNRIKLLQFRLKILKKKCQSSKDSDRCPEVFLNAVSDKLTSTAVLFLNVELLSDFFYNFPIELDKRVSLLNNEQIEMYAKEDSRIARHIELQKRKELLELALNKIDSILVFRKTYRGYQIHK encoded by the coding sequence ATGTTTCAAGGTGCTAATGGCACTGCCAGAAATAACATTTATAAcataaaaactttttatacTATTGTTAATCATAGGTTGAAATTTTTAGTAAGGTCTGCAGGTTATAGATCACACAGCACCCTGCTATTCGAACCACATAACATCAATAACAAAGTATTATTACGTTATTCTCCGTTATCAATTAAGAATAATGCCagatttttgttaaaaaactCATTATCCTCCCTACCACACCCAAACACCTTTGCAATAAGTAATAATGTTGGTAGTACTAGAGTTATATCTTCCTTTATACCCAAAATAATTGCCAAGACAATCAAATTTCCAGCATATATTGGTGGTGGAGCTGCTGCTATCAGCGGATATCTAGTTTATAAACTAGAAGAAGCCCGAGACTTTGCATCAGATAAATTAGCCACTTTAAAGGATTTTATGGATGGTGTTGGGTCTATGTTGAAAGGAAACGGCGATGGAGAAAACGAAAATAATGGTGGAGGCAATGGCGATAATGACTCGGAGTCTTCGTTGGCAGGAGCTACTCTAATAGCAACTTTAACTGATACTGAAAAAGGTCAAGAAGAAGCCAAAGCTGGAAGTAACCAAGAAGGAgacgaagaagaagaagaagaagaagaaactGTTGACACCACCCAGGATGATATGGTGAATTTAACCAAACAAATGATTGAAATTAGAtctattttaaacaaaatcgACTCTAGCTCTTCAAACTTGACCTTGCCCTCTATTGTGGTTATTGGCTCACAAAGTAGTGGTAAATCTTCCGTTCTAGAAAGTATTGTTGGTAAAGAATTTTTACCCAAAGGTTCCAACATGGTTACAAGAAGACCTATTGAGTTAACTTTGGTAAACACACCAAATAATCGTGAAACAACAGCTGACTTCCCAACAATGCGAATGTATAACATAAAGGACTTTTTAGAggtgaaaaaaattctaaCTGATCTAAATTTAGCAGTACCATCAAGTGAATGTATTAGTGAAGACCCTATCCAACTAACTATAAAATCACCAACTGTACCCGACTTAAGTATGGTGGATTTACCGGGTTATATCCAAATAGAAGCCGCTGATCAACCTATCGAATTGAAAAGTAAAATTAGACAATTATGTAACAAATATTTGGCTGCTcctaatattattttggcTATTTCACCTGCAGATGTGGACTTGGCCAATAGTACCGCTTTGAAGGCAAGTAGACAAGTTGATCCTGCTGGGGAAAGAACCATTGGCGTTGTTACTAAATTAGATATGGTTTCTCTTGACGAAGCtagaaaaattttaacaaataaaaagtatcCCTTAAAAATGGGCTATGTTGGTGTTATAAATAGACCGCCTATTTCAAGAGCCACAACaactgctgctgctgcgCGAAGATTTTTTGGTAATGAACAACCTACTACTGGtgatagtaaaaaaaactctttAGTAAATGTTAGTTCATCGGCATCACCATCTGACTATGaaaatcaatattttaaGACCTATAAAGACTATTTCTCAAAGTGTGAAGTTTCGTCCAGAAAACTACGTtctaaattaattaaaattttagaaGTTTCAATGTCCAATGCTTTAGAACCAACAGAACACTTGATACAACAAGACTTGGACGACACCTCATATAGATTTAAAGTTGAATTTAATGATCGTCAGTTAACACCAAAGTCTTATTTATTGAGTCAGATAGACATCATTAAATCTGCCAGTAAAGAATTGCAGGAACAATTTTCCCGTAGCGAATTGAAATCCATTTTAAAAGCCGATTTGGATCAAAAAGTTTTGGAAATATTGGCTAACAGATATTGGAAGGAGACTGGATTATCCTATGGTAGCGGAGCCACCGTTGCTTCCGAGGTTGATGATGTTTATTGGcacaaaaaattggaacTAGCTTCTTCCAGTCTAACTAAAATCGGGGTTGGCAGGTTAAGTACCACATTGGTGACTAATGccatattaaaagaattagatAATGTCTTGGATTTTACTACTGGTAATGAAACGGATGGGTTAATAAGGCAATTAGTAAATAATACCGCcataaatgttttaaatagCAAGTATTATTCCACTGCTGATCAGGTAGAGAATTGTATCAAGCCTTTTAAATATGAAATCGAATTAGAAGATAGGGATTGGAACGAATCTAGAGATCATTCGATAGCATTAATTAAAGAGGAGTATAGACAGTGTGCTGAAAGATTTTCTATGTTAAAAAGTTCCATTGGCAGTAGTAAATTACAACAAGTTACCTCatatttaaacaaaaaaagagcgATTTCGAACTCCATAGGTACGACTGCTGATGCACCATTACTTACTGAAGAAACCTTAGGGTTTAGCaaattattgttggaaCGTGGTCAAGAAGCTATTCAATTAGATAACAGGATCAAACTGCTACAGTTTCGTTTGAAgattttgaagaaaaaatgcCAATCTAGTAAAGATTCCGATAGATGCCCAgaagtatttttaaatgcaGTCAGTGATAAATTGACTAGCACAgctgttttatttttaaatgttgaATTATTAAGCGACTTCTTTTATAATTTCCCTATTGAATTAGATAAAAGGGTTTCCTTATTGAACAATGAACAAATTGAAATGTATGCTAAGGAAGATTCACGTATTGCAAGGCATATTGAGTTACAAAAACGTaaagaattattagaattagcattaaataaaatagattcAATCTTAGTTTTTAGGAAAACATATAGGGGTTACCAAATCCATAAATAG
- the NAN1 gene encoding Nan1p (similar to Saccharomyces cerevisiae YPL126W | NAN1 | Net1 Associated Nuclear protein) produces MTTASSNITAKDTNNKYNLSVVSGGRLTLSRAQFNCSYNHVSYLTSDSKHYIVPFNNMIKIYSMETRQCVKTFKYLNNPVLSELVSSSSSNRVEIIDIDFERENDNIVFYTSTFKKIVMQYTKKKSPKQEISDNLVVDYSNKFDTNVSTLVKVFNNNNSGLLFLVHEKDTTVKKGGNGFLNVYKLDNNNNNGTNESHISIKKWNEGEVILNTWSNNEQYLLVLTKTSCSSPDNNKKLLHIYNLHDVEAAELVIKVPETKVSQSSNAHYITTMAINNTASQIALGYASGVITLITLNNKSNIGEEIDNLQIRTLKWHIDSVLTLNFDNSGSYLLSGGWEKVLTFWLLSDTNVQQFLPRLNGVIISVTSLSTHINDNSGDGKYISLLLQHADNKTNSDYELLVINSTDFQSKLCCNGPLTNFESELPIKSSNYQPISIVSNHNSNNEIFKKILRKSVKNKRQDYTALPFTVSPKFKNLIYFPHNSGVCIYDFYKNEQLKYQYLSTNVSSFMGKVRLEHENISDPQILKIDFTLNGEWMVTYEVEKQPNGLLSSNDSSHILKFWNFDTDSQNWNLQTKIINPHGTNIPITDICPAPVSILNSNAILTSDNNGGLKLWGCLLKENTTASANSNWGLIDMKLPNFNNFSNNVNLEWSGDGSLIFHSFDDVLTILDGRKLTPLENESKLQLDSAIQSLHLVDEEHLFIVTTTCLTVYNLLLGDFTKGFDLYPYVNGIYKTGDLRRLIAVDYKRGNIAIVVNQKDPDFCDKFDVSYKAHVVIFNNNLTCKLGTFTYNDYITGIVWNKDSDFYFMDMNSRLGVVSTTITNELFDVATDNNNTDFKLELNSLSARKLNTSNTDGQSHDEDEEANIINGEKKHKIIRNNTFMNLFDNIDNVQMETLFDSVLRTIS; encoded by the coding sequence ATGACAACAGCGTCATCAAATATCACTGCCAAAGAtaccaacaacaaatataatttatcaGTTGTTTCCGGTGGTAGGTTAACTTTATCCCGTGCTCAATTTAACTGTTCCTATAACCATGTTTCATATCTAACCAGTGATTCCAAACATTATATTGTTCCctttaataatatgatCAAGATTTATTCTATGGAAACCAGACAATGTGTTAAGAcctttaaatatttgaataacCCAGTTTTATCTGAATTagtatcatcatcttcttctaatAGGGTTgaaattattgatattgattttgaaagagaaaatgataacattgtattttatacttctacttttaaaaaaattgtgatgcaatatacaaaaaaaaaatctccGAAACAGGAAATTTCGGATAATTTAGTCGTTGATTATTCTAATAAGTTTGATACAAACGTTTCTACTTTagttaaagtttttaataacaataacagtgGTCTTTTGTTCTTGGTTCATGAAAAAGATACTACTGTTAAGAAAGGCGGAAACGgctttttaaatgtttacAAGttggataataataataataatggcacGAATGAATCGCatattagtattaaaaaatggaatGAGGGTGAAGTCATACTAAATACTTGGTCTAATAATGAACAGTATTTATTAGTATTGACTAAAACATCATGCTCCTCCccagataataataaaaaactgTTGCACATTTATAATTTACATGACGTAGAGGCTGCAGAATTGGTAATTAAAGTTCCAGAAACCAAAGTATCTCAATCATCTAATGCACATTATATCACCACAATGGCGATCAATAACACTGCTTCTCAAATTGCGCTAGGCTATGCCTCTGGTGTAATTACATTGATAACtttaaacaataaatcaaatattGGGGAGGAAATTGATAATTTACAAATAAGAACTTTGAAATGGCACATAGACTCGGTTTTAACATTGAATTTTGATAACAGTGGGAGTTACTTATTATCCGGTGGTTGGGAGAAGGTTTTAACTTTTTGGTTACTATCTGATACCAATGTTCAACAATTTTTGCCTCGTTTAAATGGTGTTATAATAAGTGTTACCAGCTTAAGTACCCatataaatgataatagtGGTGACGGTAAGTATATTTCCTTGTTATTACAACATGCTGACAATAAAACTAACTCGGATTATGAGTTGTTGGTGATCAATTCTACCGATTTCCAAAGTAAACTATGCTGCAATGGTCCCTTAACAAATTTTGAAAGCGAATTGCCGATCAAATCAAGTAATTATCAACCAATTTCTATTGTTAGTAACCATAATTCCAATAATGAaatcttcaaaaaaattctaaGAAAGTCagtgaaaaataaaagacaaGATTATACCGCATTACCCTTCACAGTTTCGCCtaagtttaaaaatttaatttatttccCACATAATTCTGGGGTCTGCATATatgatttttataaaaatgaacaaCTCAAATATCAATATCTATCTACCAATGTTAGTAGTTTTATGGGTAAAGTTCGTTTAGAACATGAGAATATTTCGGATCCACAAATTCTTAAAATTGACTTCACTTTGAATGGAGAATGGATGGTTACTTATGAAGTTGAAAAACAACCCAATGGATTGTTATCTAGTAATGATAGTTctcatattttaaaattttggaaCTTTGACACAGATTCACAAAACTGGAAtttacaaacaaaaattataaatccACATGGTACGAACATTCCAATAACTGACATATGCCCTGCTCCGGTGAGTATTCTAAATTCCAATGCAATATTAACTAGTGACAACAATGGCGGTTTGAAGTTATGGGGGTGTTTATTGAAAGAAAACACTACGGCTAGTGCTAACAGCAATTGGGGCTTAATTGATATGAAATTGCCcaactttaataattttagcAATAATGTTAATTTAGAATGGTCTGGTGATGGTAGTTTAATATTCCATTCTTTTGATGATGTTTTAACCATATTGGATGGCAGGAAGCTGACTCCATTGGAGAACGAGAGTAAATTGCAGTTGGATTCTGCCATTCAATCATTACACTTAGTTGATGAAGAACATTtgtttattgttactaccacttgTTTAACGGTTTACAATCTATTGCTTGGTGATTTTACTAAAGGGTTTGACCTATATCCATATGTGAATGGTATTTATAAAACAGGTGATTTAAGAAGACTAATAGCTGTAGATTATAAAAGGGGGAATATTGCTATTGTAGTTAACCAGAAGGACCCAGATTTTTGCGATAAATTCGATGTCAGTTATAAAGCTCATGTggttatatttaataataatttaacttGTAAATTGGGTACTTTTACCTACAACGATTATATCACTGGTATTGTATGGAACAAAGATTCtgatttctattttatggACATGAATTCTAGATTAGGAGTTGTAAgtacaacaataacaaatgAATTATTTGATGTTGCTACtgacaacaataacacCGATTTCAAACTAGAACTAAATTCTTTATCTGcaagaaaattaaacacTTCTAATACTGACGGTCAATCtcatgatgaagatgaagaagccaatattattaatggagaaaaaaagcatAAAATCATTAGAAATAATACCTTTATGAATCtatttgataatattgataatgTTCAAATGGAAACTTTATTTGACAGTGTGTTGAGGACAATATCTTAA